The Oryzias latipes chromosome 11, ASM223467v1 nucleotide sequence CATCGGAACCAATATATTCCGTTTCACTGCGGTTCTCCGTCCTCGACAGAGTACTTGGAGCGGTATGGAAATGGGCCGGTGTGGGCCGGGTACCGGAGGAACCACAAAGGAGGCATTCCACCCCAAAAGACTCGCCGGACCTGCATTGTAAGTTAGCCGAACGCCTTCACTTTCCATTTGGTGTCTGTTTTGGGTCGAGCGACTGCCTTTTTTGTTCCTGCAGAGAGGAGATAAGGTCTGCGGGAACCCCTGTCCGGTGTGCCGGGATTCGAACCTCATTGTCCATCCACAGGTCAGTAGACTGTCTGCTCGATTCTGGACACAATACCTCTGAGTGACACAATCAGTTTCCATGGTAACAACATTTAGCTGCCCACCACCAAACATGGctaatgtaaaaatgaacaaacaaacttcCAAGCAACTTTATTTTGTGGAGAATTCATGTCCACAGGTGCTCACTATTGCAAAgatgaaataaagcaaaatactaaaataaatcaaatgtaatTGAAATGTCATTTCACACGCTTCTCTGCAGGCACAGACATTGTTTGGTCACCATGTTGGAATTAATTATAAACAAATGAGAACATTGGATTTTGTGCATGCATAactgatgtaaaaataaaataaaacgatAACCCATATAGCTGTAGATCTAGCTCTATCCAATACTTTATTGATGGACATGAAAATATCTAACACAAGTGATTTTTGAatcactttaaaactttttacagTTGGGATCACTGCAGTCACGATGGTATGTTTCTTACATATGATGATGACAGTGATCACAGTTTTACTAACTAAAGTCCAATAAACACTGGAAAAATCCATTTGAATTAATCAGGTAAACAATTCGCAATCTGATTGACTATTGAGAGGCGGCGTAGCTGCCTACAGCGGCACGTCCAATTGGGTCCTAGTGTGTAGGAGCCTCAGGAGCAGTTGGGCCTGTGATCTAATCTGCTGCTGTGCTCCTCTGCAGAACgtgaagctgctgcagcagtTCATGAGCCCTCACACGGGGGCGGTGTATGACCCCACCAGGACGGGTGAGTCCCATTTTTCAGGCCGTGGGCAGCCTGCTTGTTGCACATTTAAGCTGTTACGGATATAGAACCGTGTTCATACACTGGTACGCATGCTCATGTTTAAGCAAGAGGCTGGTGTGTAGTCATGCTCTGCTTGTTTTGTCATTCAATCgaaatattttcttgttttaaaacaCCAAGGTTTGGATTTGCACCATGTTTAAGGATACATATCTGCTCTCTGGTGTTTCACCTGTCTCCAGGTGTGTGCatgaagcagcagaagaagCTGAACGAGGCCATCAACACAGCTCAGGACCAAGGTATGATCAGAGACCAAAAGAAGTCTTAGTTCTTCTCCGTCATGCACAAAATGAAGTTTGGATGCGATCTGCCAGATCAGCTGACAAATCTAGTCCGTTAAATATTAAAactgacactttaaaaaaaatgtaggagtCATGAGAAGCAACTGTAAGTAGTAATATATGTAATGGAGGAAATGTAGCTTTgtcatgtggaaaaagtgacCTATGACCTCTAGTTGTTTATTGGGAAATCAGCATGAAATGTAGACAAAGGCAATTAATGATGTCACAGCCCTTTTCTCGTGTTTATTGATGCAGAGGTGTAATATTCAGTATTAATGATCATAGTGAAGCAGAAACATGGTCTGAACATTGAGAAGTCCAGCTGGATTCAGGAGAGCATCAAGACCAGTACATTTTAGCtttagaagcttttttttttaataactgaaGATTTGTATTTCTTTGGATTGATCAATCACCTTATCAAGtattaaaatttgatttttcagACAGATTTTCACCTTTAACATCTGTGCATCTCAGATCCAAAATGGAGTTGTCACACCCCAAACTTGTTTATTAAATCTTGTATTGGTACCAGACTCAGACTGAGTGGATCTGAACTTGAGCATGGAAGCTGCTCCAGCGGTTCCTCAGCTGAAGATTACACAGGAAGAAGGGCATCTTCTCCCATTAGCATCTTTGAAGTTGGAGAGTCTTTTTCCTGGCTGCTACTTGAATATCTGCATCCTTTCAGTTTTATTGGTTCCAGTGCTGCATTGGTTCTGGATTTGCCATAAAAGACCCATCTGAGGTTTCACAGCTCGTTCCTCACTGACTTATCTCGTTTCAGGAACGCTGCCTTTCCAGATCCCACATGTGGAGTTCTCAGGAGATGATTACTCaaactcccatgatgcagttgGCTTCACACCACCCCCACCCTGTCTGAACTCTGGTGAAACTTGGTACAAGTGGTATGGCGAGATGACACCTGACGCCGGCGAAGTGGCTAAAGTCAGGAAACTGTACAAAGCATACCTGAAGAGCTGAGAAGCTCCGCCTTCATGTTAcacacaaaatacaataaagatTGTGGTCAAAGCGTTTATTTGTTGAGCTGTAGCGTGTCCTGTTCTTGTCATATAGTCATTACAGACAGCAGTCCAGAGGAGTGGCTTTTTACTCAGGGGTTCACCTTGTTGACCATGGTCTCCCCCAGAGCCTCCAGCACCTCCCTCTTATAGTCGTCAAAGTCTCCATCGATCTGGATGATTGAGCGATCCTCCACTACCCACAGCGTGCACTGCGTCTCTGTGATGAGTCGGGCGTCGTGGCTCACGATGATGACGGCTGCAAACACAGACACGGGTGAACCTTGAATGTCGGCTCAAAGCTGCCTTGAGTTTTAGCAGCATGACAGAGTCTGGGAcctgaaagatgtttttgtcatcctgGCTGGatctattaaaatgtatttgtaacatAATCCATGTAGGgtaatccaaaaacaaaaagaactttgttgcacaaaaaatgattcaacaaaataaagttaaaaatctGTTGCAACAGATGAAAAGGGATAAAGTGAGATTTGTTCTTAAATATTGGGGGGTGGTCCCCATCCCATCAGTGGGCTGTCTGCAAAGGTTTTCACCACTTctttataacattttatttgagcattaaaatatcaaatgattctttttaatctaaatctgaaaataaataaaaacctaaacatttagtgtatgttttttgttaatttctcacagatgtattttctttttagagatTATATTTTGTCACATCAGAAACTCCACTTTGCCCACGACTGTACAGAAAGTAATCTGTAAATCTTCTTggttaaaataatctaaatgaAAAAGATCCTGTCAACGAAAGCCTTTATCGCCTGGATCCTTTAGGCAGTACCCAAGAGTAAATATCTCAGCTATCTACATCTACGGTAGATGAACTTTACTGCTCCTTCTCGTGCTCACATGGTACACGGTCAATTAAAAAGGCCAGGATCTGTCCGCCAGACTAGATCAAGTCAGTGTGTTCAATCTGTaaattgtagattttaaaatcacaaaaatattgttttgaacCCTCTTCTTAAGATTCGGGAGGTCagacaggcttttttttttttgaaaaaaaaaaaaaaaacagagcgcTGTTATAATTAACGGTAATTTGAGATCACTGATCTGAGCTGTGTAGGACCAGATGAAACCTGGTTTTGGACTAGAAGGCGCACtgtcagtttttgaaaaaaattaaaggttttTAGGTGCGCCTTGTAGTGCGGAAAACACGGTAAATGTATCTTTAGGTGGATATTTGAAACCTGATTTTGATTTAAAGCCAACTGATGACCTGACTCACTATCATGTTTTTCAGAACtccaaagtaatttttttttgctttttttccaaacaacttTCATTTACAATATCAGAAAGTTGATCTGATTGGTTGTCTAATTTTAGACTGTCACAAGTGTCCGGTGTTCATGCTTACCTCCTTTGTATTCATTGATGGCCTCCGAGAGGGCGTCTATGGACTCTATGTCCAGATTGTTGGTGGGTTCAtcctgaggaaaacaaaaggtgGATTGAGTTTGTGACAGAGAGCcgagctgcagaaacatcagcAGGCTGAGCGGCTCTTACCAAGATCAGCACGTCGGGCTGTCGACAGGCCAGCTCTGCAAACACTACCCGAGCCTTCTGACCTCCTGCCACAGAGAAACCAGCAAACATCAGTCAGCTCCCTTCTAGGGATGGctaccgagccccggtatttAACgagcaacattcttcaagaccgcagtatcagtaagatctgacctcaacggttctgctatcggtactggagaagttgcttttttatgtgcgtgtgtcccacaagatataaactagagctgtgacgttgtgggatttttgatcaccgcagtGATCAAcaaccatatgcagaactttcaaaaagaaaaaaaaaaaaagagaaacgtgCGGCTTTCTGCAATCTACCTGCATACTCCACCATGTTGCACTTAGCAACTGTATTTTGATTTAGAGTGAACAgttcatttaatttgttttatatttacatcatgacagcaatatgtcaaaacattgctgtttatttttctttaattaacttgttttttcacgacttttcaagttggaaaaatgtataaagtaaaaatttttgtcaaaaaaacaatgttgcataatgaggaaataaaacactttatttcctaatttgttatttatatatttattcattctcaaaaagtatcgataagagtatcgttaaaataccagatcgataagcagtatcattAAGAGTactagtaccgttaaaaccttaaccaTACCCATCCCTACTCCCTTCTTAAACGTCTGACCGTTTCTGGGCTCCGCCCATACCTGATAGTTTGGAGATCTGAATGGTGTGGGCGTGGCTCTCCAGGCCGAAGCGGCCAAGGCATTTCCTGCCGTCCTGGTAGGGCAGGTTGAAGTTTCTCATCAGGTACTCTGTGGCCGTCTCCTCCATGTTGAGCTGGTCAGCATACTGCTGGTTGAAGAAGCCCACTTTCTGAAAGAATCGCAGATTGAGgagatgaggaggatgaggaggcaagATGAGGAGGAAGCACAGAAGTGCAGTTTTTATGAAACAGACacactttttatgttttcatggtaaaaaatgaagaatctTCCCCTCAATTGAAGCAAAGTTGCATTAAAGGCAAAGAGCTGCAGATGTAAAGAAGGCTGGCTGTGAATATGTCCATGTATGGGGTCATGCATGTTAACTTGACCCATGTGGTTGTACATTTAGCTTTTGACCCTCTTGTCGATCAGGAGTGAAAGGTGATGAAACTTGGGATGAGATGAGAAATGGGTAAAATGTTCATTACTACCAGGAGGAGCTGATTCAACTTATGGTTTGGAGTTGAGAACGGGAGTTCTAATCCAACACTTCATAATTTCCAAAACTGCTTTCATTAATTCAAATCCAGTTTATTCCTCATATTTTGTTAATTGAATCT carries:
- the mrps18b gene encoding 28S ribosomal protein S18b, mitochondrial; this translates as MAASLSNLTRFVFRLSSTVCSPLRQVQRLPVRRLGPGRCLCVAASLKEEQAVRALEARHRYKEKPWEYLESEEYLERYGNGPVWAGYRRNHKGGIPPQKTRRTCIRGDKVCGNPCPVCRDSNLIVHPQNVKLLQQFMSPHTGAVYDPTRTGVCMKQQKKLNEAINTAQDQGTLPFQIPHVEFSGDDYSNSHDAVGFTPPPPCLNSGETWYKWYGEMTPDAGEVAKVRKLYKAYLKS